A segment of the Streptomyces sp. P9-A2 genome:
TGGCGACCTGTTTCGTCGAGCGGCGGTAGAGCTTGGCCGGCCTTCCCGCGCCCGGTCCGGAGCGTCCGCTGCGGCGTTCGTAGACGACGTCCAGCAGCGATTCGTCGGCCAGCCGGTCCAAGTGGAACGCGACGGTCCGCCGAGCCAGCCCGAGGGCGGCGGCCGCCTCGTCACGGCCGACGGGACTCGGCTGACGCACCACATGGTCGTACAGCCTCCTGCGGGTCGGCTCGTCAAGAGCGGCTATGGCGGAGACATCCGGGTCGCGTACTTCCTTCGGGGTGTCCACGAACACCAGTGTAAAACCCACAGCCATTGACTATAGAAAGGATCGGCGATTCTATTACCAATGAACCTTGTCGATAGAAGGAGGGGGCCATGTCCTCCGTAACCACAAGCACCACCTCCGCCGCTCCGCGGCGGGCGGTGCTCACCGACCCCGGCTACCAGGCGTTCGTGATCCTGCGTGTCGGCTTCACCGTGGCGCCGATCCTGTTCGGGCTGGACAAGTTCGCCAACCTGCTCGTGGACTGGCCCACCTACCTCGCGCCGTGGATCGACGACCTGGCTCCCGGCAGCGCCCAGGCGGCCATGTACGCGGTGGGGACGATCGAGATCGTGGCCGGCCTCGCCGTGGCGCTGGCTCCGCGCTTCGGGGGCTGGCTCGTGGCCGGCTGGCTGGCCGGCATCATCGTCAACCTGCTGACCATCCCGGACTACTACGACATCGCCCTGCGCGACTTCGGACTGCTCCTCGGCGCCGTCGCGCTCGCACGGCTCGCCCAGCACTACCACGCCGAGCGGCGGCCGTGAACAGACGCCGAGCGCACTGAACCCCTCCAGCGGGTGGAGCCTCACGGCGCCACCCGCAGCGCCGCGCCTCCTCTGATCGCCCGGAATCCTGTTATCAGCCGCGCGCGCGAGAGCGATGGAGCAGATCCGATGAGACGGTGAAGCCGGCCGGCTGCGCGTGCTGGAGGACCGGCTGGCACGGAAACGCGCCGACTGGGCAGCCGGGCGGGTGCGCGTGGTGCGCGGCGGCAAGCGCCTGGCCCGGATGCGGCACCAGCTGCCCGCCGCGCAGTTGTCCGAGGGCGAGTGGCGTGGGCGCTGGGAGGCGGCCCGCTGGTTTTTGCGGGCGGACGGGGAGAGCGGCAAGCAATAGGGGAACGAGACGATCCGCATCGCACCAAACGGTGAGGTGAGCATCCGGCTGCCCGCTCCGCTCAAGGAGTTGGCGAATGCCCCGCCCGGCCGGTACGTGCTCACCGGCCGGGCGGCCTTTGCGCACCGGGGGCCGGAGTGGGCCGACCGGGTGGCGGCGAACCGGGCCATCGCCTACCGCATCCACCACGACCCGGCCCGGGCGCGCTGGTATGTGACCGCGTCCTGGCAGACCCCCGTCACACACACGATCCCCCTGACAGCGGCGCTGGCCGACGGGGTGATCGGGGTCGACATGAACGCCGACCACTTCGCCGCCTGGCGCCTGGACACCCACGGCAACCCCACCGGCAGCCCGCGCCGCTTCTGCTTCGACCTGACCGGCACCGCCGGCCACCGCGATGCCCAGGTCCGCCACGCCCTGACCCGGCTGCTGCACTGGGCCCGTACCTGTGGGGTGCGGGCGATCGCGGTCGAAGACCTGGACTTCACCACCGAGAAGACCCGCGAGAAACACGGCCGCAACAAACGGTTCCGCCGACTGATCTCCGGCCTGCCCACCGGCCGGCTCCGCGCCCGCCTGACCTCGATGGCCGACGCCATGGGCATCACCGTCGTCGCCGTCGACCCGGCCTACACCTCGAAGTGGGGCGCCCAGCACTGGCAGAAACCCCTGACCAGCAGCACCCGCAGGACCACCCTCCCCCAAGCTCTCGACTGCGCTCAAGCAGGGGGCACCCCCATCGACGCAGCCGCCGTGGCGATCGCACGACGCGCCCAGGGGCATCCGCTCCGGCGTCGGACGGCACCGCCCCGTGCACACCGGAGTGATGTGCACGGGCATCGGACCGTCCAGGCCGGACCGGATGCCCCCGGGCGTGAGGGACCCCGCCGCCGCCTTCCCGGACCACGGACACGATCCGTGCCGCCGGACGCGGAACGAACGCGGGCGACCAGGACACCCAACACCGTTCGGGGCGTCCGCGGCGAGCGGGAGTGGGTCCAGGACTCACTCCCGCTCACTGACTAGGAACGGTCCGTCCCGTATCAGCAGTCAGGTCGAGGGAAAACTCCGCGCCCCCGTCGAGCGCCATGAGGATCACTACAGCGCCACTGCCGTAGTCGATGACCTCGAAATAGGCGCGCTCCCCGAGCCCTTCGACCGGTGTCTTGACGATCTTGGGGCCGGTAGTGGTTTCGACGGCTTCGCCGTTGGCCTCGAACTCCGCTCGCGGGTCGGTCACCTTGTGCAACTTCAACCGTATGGTCAGCGTTCGGGAGACCGGGTCGTCCGCCCTCTTCGCGATGAGGGAGGCGTTGCACTCCGCGACGTCCATCGCCCGGTGCCGGTGCTCCCCGTGCGTGGAGTCGTCACTCCGGTCGTAGACCACGCTCACGGCGGCCATTTCCGCGTCCGCGCACAGGTTGCCGCTCATCCGGTATCTCGCGTCCGGCCCGTCGGGGGCATCCGTGGACAGCAGAAGCGACCCACCCCAGACCGCTGTAACCAGCACGGCACCGCCCAGTGCCCACACCGCACTTCCACCGCGACGCGGGAGTGGGCTGCGCCGAACCCGGTTCGGGCTGTTCTTCGGGCTCGCGCGTCCGCTGCGACGAGGTATGCACCAGGTGAACCTACGTCACCTCCGCTGTCGCCCCTCCCCCACCACCTGAATCCGCGGCCGGTGCGAGCGGATCCATGGTCGGGCCGAGGTGCGCGGCCACCAGGTCGTCGCGGTCGGCGGCATCCGGGAAGGAGACGATCGCCATGTGCTCGCCGTGGCCGTGGTCGCACCGCACCAGCGCCGTCTGCGCCGCCAGGTCGAGGGTGGCTACGACGAACAGGACCAGTCGGCGCCGAGTTCGTCGGCGACGCGGATGGACACCAACGTCTTACCCGTGCCCGCAGCCGACACATACAGCGCCCGAGTGTTCGCCCGGCGCAGACGCCGCGCCGAGCGTGAGACGGCCTTGGCCCGACCGGGAAGGAATACCGCCCTTTCAGCCGGCCTGGCGTGGAACAGCGATCGCGGTCGTACAGCTCTTCCTCGATCCGAAGCGGCGCCGACCGACACCGACCACATGTGCCGCCGGTCGGTGTGCTGTTACCGGAGGGTGTACTCGCCCATGTGCTTGCCGTCGACGCCCCCGGGCCCTCGGCGACCTTCTTCCCGTCGACGGTGATTGGGCAAGGGCTGCGGCGAACCGGCCGTTGCACAGCGTCACGGGCGCGGCGGTCCGCCGCCGACATGCGCCTGCTGTCGGCCGGCCCACCGGCCCGGCGTATGCGGCTTTCGGTCAGGTCGGGGACGGGACGCGGTGAGAGGTTGCGCGGTCCGTCGCGCATGACCGTCCCACCCCCGACCGCAGCACACCTACCCCGCTCCCCTTTGAGAGTCCTTGGCCTGGGCCGGTGCGGGTCGGATCACCATCGATACCAACGGCCGCGGCCACCACCGGCGGCGGTGGAGCGCATCACGAAACCCAGCAGCCACAGCACCAGCACGGCGAGGGCCACCCACCACAGAATCTTGACGGCGAAACCCGCACCGAAAAGGATCACCGCGAGAAGCAGAACAAGAAGCAGGGGAACCATGGTTATCGACCTCCTGCGGCTCCGTCTGCCCTGTCATTTTCCCTCCATTCCTGGGCGGCGCCTTGTTTGCGAAGGAGTAGCCGGGGCACAAGAGGCTTTACCGCGACAGCGGCACCAAAAGGATATGAGGAGGCGTGTTCCATGACTGCCGGCAAGAAGGCCAAGGCGAAGACCGAGCAGGCCGAGGGAAAGGCCAAGGAGGCCCTGGGAAGCGCCCTCGGCAACGACCGCATGGCCGCCGAGGGGCAGGCGCAGAAGAGTAAGGGCGACGCCCGTGAGGCCAAGGAAAAGGCCAAGGACGCCTTCAAGCACTGACGCGCTGTACCGGTCGAGGGTCTTCCCGGAAAAATCCGGGAAGACCCTCGATTTGCTTCGGCGAGCACCGCTCACCCCTTGTACTCCGGGCGTTTACCATCGGCAGCCGCCACCCCAGCCGCGCGGGAGGCCGGCGAGCTGTGATGATCCTTCCCGGCAGCACAGTGACCCCGTTCCCGCACGACCGGTCCCCCTGGCGTCCGGAGGTGACCGCTGCACAATGCACGCGGCCCTTGCATGGCTTGTCCCTGCCGCGCCTCTCCCCTCCCCCAGGCCCACTGCGTAGGTTCGGAACGCCGCTGGAGTCAGAACCGGATGGCGGAGTGACTGCCGGGGTGCAGAGAAAAGATCTGGTCGAGGCCGACGGTGCGCAGCACGCGCAGTGTGCGGGGCGGGACAGCTGCGAGCGCGATATCCGCCCGGGCGACGTGAGCATGGCCGCGGGCCGCGATCAGGGCGGGGAGTCCGCCAGCGGCAAGGAAGCCGGCGGGAGCGGTGCGGTCCGTCGACCCTCAGCGGGCGATCCCGCGGACACGGTGCTTGATGAGGTGACGCGCGTACCACCCCGCACACGCTGCCCGGCCTCGTAGCGGCGCATGCCGAAACGGCCTTCCTGCACGGCTCCGCCATATCCCTGGGCACTGTCAGGAGTCGTATCCGTCGAGGACGCCGACAGTATGCTCCTCAGCGCCCTTCTCGATGCCCGGCGCCGCCATGCGGCAGGCGGCTGGGGCCTCGTTCGCCTCGGCCCCTCGGCAGCAGGCCGTCGGTCGGCTGCCGATTGTCAGTGGCACGCTCGAACAGTTCACGATCCCCGGCACCGGAACGCGCCGAACACCAGGACCGGTGGGTGCCCCATGAACAGGACGATAGCGGGTAAGCGAAATGATGCGATAACGGCAACTTGCGTTGTACCAGTAAAAAAACGACCCACGGGAAGAGTTATGGTCACCCCGCTCAAAAATCGGGCATCGGATGAACAGGAATCCGCAGCGCCCCTGCGATACAGCATTGCCTGGGACACTGCGGATGCATCAATCGCCGAAGCCCGAGCGGCCGTACGCACGCTGCTGGCCCAGGCCGGACACGACCCCGGCCACCGGCCGAGCCAGGACGCCCAACTCATCGTCAGTGAGCTGGTCACCAACGCACTGCGTCATGCGCCCGGTCCGGGCGAACTGGCGCTGGAAGTGGCACCCGACGCCGCCCTGCTGCGCGTCACCGTGAGTGACAGCTCCCCTCGCTCGCCCGAACTGCGAGCACACGACGCGCGCCGCGTCGGCGGACACGGCCTGCACCTGGTCGCCCAGCTGTGCGATCAGGTGCAGGCCGTCGCCCGGGAGACCGGCAAACAGGTCGTCGCTCACTTCCACCTGCGCAAGCCCGCTCACTAGTCGGCGTCCGTGGCTGCGGCAGCGCAGGCCCGAAGAGTCGGCAAGCCACCGGCCCACCGGCGGGCAGCTGTGTGCCCGCCACGCTCGGGCGCCCTCTCAGGGACCGGTGAGCATGCCCTCCCGCAGCCGGGCGAGAGTGCGCGACAGCAGCCGGGAGACGTGCATCTGGGAGACGCCCAGGCGTTCGCCGATCTGGGCCTGAGTGAGTTCTTCCACGAACCTCATGTGGATGATCTGCCGGTCCCGCTCATCGAGTTCCGCGATCAGCGGGGCCAGGGCGTGGAAGTCCTCCACCAGTTCCAGAGCCTGGTCCCGGGTACCGATGAAGTCCTGCAGCGCGGCTTCGCCGTCCTCGCTACCGCTGATGGTGGCGTCCAGGGAGGAGGAGCTGTAGCCGTTCGCGGCGAGGCGGGCCTCCCGCACCTCTTCCTCGGGCAGGCTCATCAGCTCCGACAGTTCCTTCACCGTCGGGGTGCGGCCCAGGCGGCTGCGGAGTTCCTCGGTGGCGCGCGCGAGCTGGACGCGGGCTTCCTGGAGCCGGCGCGGAACGTGGACGGCCCAGGTGGTGTCGCGGAAGAACCGCTTCATCTCGCCGACGATGTACGGAATGGCGAAGGAGGTGAACTCTGCCTCCCGGGAGAGGTCGAACCGGTCGATCGCCTTGATCAGGCCGATCATGCCGACCTGGACGATGTCCTCCATCTCCTCCGGCCCGCGGCTGCGGAAGCGACCGGCCGCGAAGCGGACCAGGGACATGTTCATCTCGATCAGCGTGTTCCGCGCGTAGCTGTACTCCGGCGTGCCCTCCTCAAGCACCGCCAGCTGGTCGAAGAACAGTTTGGACAGCTCGCGGGCGTCCTTCGGCGCCACCTGAGAAGGATCGGCAACCTCCGGCAACCCGTGCGCCTGTGTGTCCGTTGCCGCCATATTCATGAGCGCCATGACATATCCCTCCCGCCATCGAAGCCAACCGCGCTGCCGGCCGGATGCAGCCGACGCCGCCACGCGGATACCCCCTCGTCCTGCATCCATACCTGCACTCGCACGAACGGAGGAGGGACCACACTTCTCGAGCGGCTCGGCGCCCAAGAGGACGCTCCAGGGACACCCGGTCCTGAAGTACGACGGAACGGCATCACGGCCGCCGGGCCCACTGAGCAGGGGACCGAACTCGCCGCGGTCTTGTCCATGACCTGTTCGGCGACAAGCCTCGCCGGTGGCCTCCAGGCTGATGCGCCGGGCCACCCGGCCGGCGTCGGCGAAGCTCTCGGCTCTCCGGACAATCCCTGGCAAGCGGGCATGTTGGAGACCGGCGGCGTCCATCGGCCGGTAGGCGAAGGGGTGCAGGTCGTCGTCGTGCGCGGAGGGATCACAAGACGGTTGGTCTTCTCCCGGCCGGTGCCGCCTGCGAACGTCGAGGTCAGGGTCGGCACCCGCACGGCCTGGTCACAGCGGCGCAGCAGTGGTCCGAGCCGGACGACCAAGTCTCGCTCGGCGGCCCGAACGATGGCGCCGTCAAGAGTGTGGTGGGCAAAGCGGTGTCGTCCGGCGGGCCGCTGCGGCTCATGGCTGCGGGCCCGGTCCGGTACCGGCCGATCTGCGGCGTTTACCGTGCCAGTCCAGTATCAGGACCGTGGCATCGTCCTTGAGGCTGCCATGGCAGGCATCGAGCACCGCAGCGGTCAGGTTCCGGACGGCTTCTCTTGGATGCAGCGCGCGGGTGGCGTGAACGACCGAGGCCAGATCGACGGCCGCGGCACCGCGGTCCTGCATTCCGTCGGTGAGCAGGATCAGGCGGTCTCCGGGCTGCAGGTGCAGTTCCTGGAGACGGTAGGAGGTGGGTGCCGCCACACCGAACGGCAGGTTGACGGCGAGTCCGACCTCTTCGACGGTGCCGTCGCGCAGCCGCAGCGGCCAGGGATGGCCGGCGTTGACCAGTTCACAGATGCCTGTTTCGAGGTCGACGCACAGCAACTGTCCGGTGGCCAGGCCGCGGTTGTGGCTCAGCAGAGCCTGGTGGGCGTGGTGGGCCTGTTTAAGGGCGTCACAGCCGCTGCGGCGCGCCTGTCGCAGTGCGCCGACCAGCAGGGTGGCCAGCAGAGCGGAGTTCGTGTCATGGCCCATGGCGTCGGTGATGGACAGGTGCAGGGTGCCGCGGTCGAGTGTGTAGTCGTAGGTGTCGCCACCGATGTCGTCGGCGGGGATCAGCCCGGCGGCGAGGGTGAACTGGGCCGCCTCGCAGCAGGGGGCCGAGGGAAGCAGCTGGTGCTGGATCTCCGCGGCCAGGCTGGTCTCGGTGGTGCGCCGGCCCAAGTGGTACAGATCGGTGAAGCGGCGGTCCGTGACGATGATGTAGGCCAGCGCATGTGCCGCCTCGCGCACTTGTCGGAGCACGGTGTCGTCGGCGGCCTGCAGGGTCACCTCCAGGACGCCGATGCGGTCGCCGCGGTTGGTGACCGGCGTGATGACGCGCCGTCCGCCCTGGCCGTCCGGTTCCACATACTGGCGCTGGCTCTGCAGAACGCTGTCGTAGACACTGCCCTGCAGGTCGATCGGCTCGGCATGATCCGCGACATCACCGCCGACCGCGGCGAGCCGTACCAGTCGCTGACCGATGAGGTCGACGAACAGGAAGGACACCTGTTCCGCACCGAATCGCTTCTGCAGGTCGTGTGCCACCACGTCCACTGACTCACCGGGTGGCGCTGCCTCCGCAGCGGCCAGCAACTCGCCCAGTTCCAGATCTCCACCCACCACAGCAACCTCCTATCGGCTGCCACAACTTTTTCCCCAAGTTTTCGCAACCTCACCTGATGCGCCCGTCTTACCTGGTCAGGGCGGTGAGACCGGCCGGTGCGGGCAGGTCCCGGGTCCGCCGGTGGGCGTCCGCGGGCGACCGGACGGCAGTGCGTCGGCGGCCGAGGGATACGGAGGAGGCAGCATGTCGGCACACGGTGAGCGGTCCGGAGCGGGCCGGTGCCGATTGGATGCGCGGTGGTTGCCGGACTGCCGGCGCCTTCGCCTGCCGCCGTGATCCCTTGCCCCTCACCCCGCAGGCGCTTCGACAAGCGGCTCGACCTGCTCTCCGGCCGACCGTGCGGGAGGGCGGGTGTACGACGATCAGCGCGCTGCTCACGCTTCCGGCCGGGCTCGGCGAGCGAGTCCGCTGTCTGCGATCAGGGCGTGTCGCCGGAAGAGGAGAAGCTGCACATCGCACCAGGGCCGGGCGTGCGCGGTTCGCCGGGGCGCGGGCCGTGCAGGGCGCGGCTGCCGGGCCACCGCGGCAGCTCGGTGGACGTGGCAGCATCGTCGTCGGCTTCGTCCGACCGCCGGCCCGTGGCGTCCAGGAGCAGAGCGTCAACGGTTCGTCGCCCACGAGATCTACCGCCATCTGCTTCACACGCCCCACTGCCAAATCGCTCCCGCAGACCGCTTGACGATCTGTGGGAGCTTCACCGGCCACCCGCCCTCCCCCGCTTCAGCCGGCCACGAACTCCGGCTCCCACGGCCGCGGCCCCACGTCGCCCTGCCAGCGCAGGAGTTCGTGGCCGTCCATGCAGACGATGCCGCACTGTCCGGCGTACTCGATCGCGGGAGCGGTGAAGTCGCTGGTGGTGACCACGACGGCGACATCGGCCCCGTGAACGGTGAAACGCGTGCCGCCGAACCGCTGCATGTCCTGGGAACCGACTCGGTTGGCGTCGCAGTACCGCTTGCACTGGATGACGACCAGGCGCCCGTCCGGCGTCCTCGCCACGACGTCGGCGCCCAGGTCGCCGGCTCCGCCCACGACGTCCACGTCGAGGCAGCCGTCGCGTCGGCACAGTTCGGCTATCGCCTGCTCGAACTCGTCGGGATCCAGCGCCTCGTAGGCGATCTTCTCAGTGTTCGCGAACACGTCGTTCACGGACTCGGGGAGCGGTGCGGTCCGTTCCACGTCGAGGCGACCACCGCAGGGATCGGTCCGTGCTGCCACGGGGCCGGCGGCAGGAGTCGGTGGAGCGGTGTCGAGGGCTTCGACCGCCGTCTCCGTGGCCTCGTCCAGGGCTTCCGCGGCATGGCGCGCAAGCCTCGCTGCCGATATCCGGCGCCCTCTACGGCAACCTGCCACGACACCGCCGGCGCCCACGAGGACGAGCGCGACGGCCCAGGCAGGATGGTGCTCGACGACGGCCGTCGCGGTACGGACGGCCGTGCCCACCAATATCAGGACGACGGCGAGAAGGACGAAGTACAGGGCCGTCGCACGGAGTTCGAACCGGCGAGGGCGACGCCCGGAACGCGGAGCACGTGCGGGTACGGTCATGGTGATGCTTCCCCTCCGAGGACGTCAACGAAGATCAAGAGGCGTCTGCCCCGGTACGGGATGTTCTACCGAGCCAGTGAGATCACCCGTGTCTCCGTGCTTCCGCACCGTCGACGAGGCGTGCGCCGCTGGATCCGACCGCCGACGAACGCTCGGTGGTGGAGGGTTGGGTGCGGCGGCACAGGTCCGTGCAGGACATGGCCATACAGGCCCAGACAATTCTGGCCTGCGACGAGGTCGGGGAGGACGGCTTCCCCCTGTCGACGGGTGTGGTGGTCGTGTCCGGGGGCCGGCCAGGAGGGGGCGGTGCCCCATGGGGTGGCTTCGGCGTCGGTCAGAGGAGCACTTGCGTCCGGTG
Coding sequences within it:
- a CDS encoding hydrophobic protein codes for the protein MVPLLLVLLLAVILFGAGFAVKILWWVALAVLVLWLLGFVMRSTAAGGGRGRWYRW
- a CDS encoding ATP-binding protein is translated as MVTPLKNRASDEQESAAPLRYSIAWDTADASIAEARAAVRTLLAQAGHDPGHRPSQDAQLIVSELVTNALRHAPGPGELALEVAPDAALLRVTVSDSSPRSPELRAHDARRVGGHGLHLVAQLCDQVQAVARETGKQVVAHFHLRKPAH
- a CDS encoding restriction endonuclease; its protein translation is MTVPARAPRSGRRPRRFELRATALYFVLLAVVLILVGTAVRTATAVVEHHPAWAVALVLVGAGGVVAGCRRGRRISAARLARHAAEALDEATETAVEALDTAPPTPAAGPVAARTDPCGGRLDVERTAPLPESVNDVFANTEKIAYEALDPDEFEQAIAELCRRDGCLDVDVVGGAGDLGADVVARTPDGRLVVIQCKRYCDANRVGSQDMQRFGGTRFTVHGADVAVVVTTSDFTAPAIEYAGQCGIVCMDGHELLRWQGDVGPRPWEPEFVAG
- a CDS encoding CsbD family protein, yielding MTAGKKAKAKTEQAEGKAKEALGSALGNDRMAAEGQAQKSKGDAREAKEKAKDAFKH
- a CDS encoding PP2C family protein-serine/threonine phosphatase, which gives rise to MVGGDLELGELLAAAEAAPPGESVDVVAHDLQKRFGAEQVSFLFVDLIGQRLVRLAAVGGDVADHAEPIDLQGSVYDSVLQSQRQYVEPDGQGGRRVITPVTNRGDRIGVLEVTLQAADDTVLRQVREAAHALAYIIVTDRRFTDLYHLGRRTTETSLAAEIQHQLLPSAPCCEAAQFTLAAGLIPADDIGGDTYDYTLDRGTLHLSITDAMGHDTNSALLATLLVGALRQARRSGCDALKQAHHAHQALLSHNRGLATGQLLCVDLETGICELVNAGHPWPLRLRDGTVEEVGLAVNLPFGVAAPTSYRLQELHLQPGDRLILLTDGMQDRGAAAVDLASVVHATRALHPREAVRNLTAAVLDACHGSLKDDATVLILDWHGKRRRSAGTGPGPQP
- a CDS encoding RNA polymerase sigma factor SigF codes for the protein MALMNMAATDTQAHGLPEVADPSQVAPKDARELSKLFFDQLAVLEEGTPEYSYARNTLIEMNMSLVRFAAGRFRSRGPEEMEDIVQVGMIGLIKAIDRFDLSREAEFTSFAIPYIVGEMKRFFRDTTWAVHVPRRLQEARVQLARATEELRSRLGRTPTVKELSELMSLPEEEVREARLAANGYSSSSLDATISGSEDGEAALQDFIGTRDQALELVEDFHALAPLIAELDERDRQIIHMRFVEELTQAQIGERLGVSQMHVSRLLSRTLARLREGMLTGP